The following proteins are encoded in a genomic region of Hoeflea phototrophica DFL-43:
- a CDS encoding DMT family transporter, translating into MTEPSPAARAPSPALQRPPAHPLAGLALGFVGVVIFGATLPATRIALEGFSPAFITFGRAALAALVAGIALFALGKHFPRQHALSFLAAGVLLVYGFPGFSSVAMQTVPASHGGVVLGVLPLMTATFAALFGGEKPGLAFWAWSITGAALVVIFSLSGADIEPGLGDVWLGCAALSASCGYVICGKLARTQPGWEVISWALVITAPLSLAGALYSWDSGVTNPDTAALMGFIYLSLGSMFAGFIFWNWGMAIGGIARVGQVQLLQSFVTLALSALLLGEQITWVTLGFAVAVALVVWFGRKAKVG; encoded by the coding sequence ATGACAGAGCCTTCACCCGCGGCGCGAGCCCCTTCCCCAGCCTTGCAGAGGCCGCCCGCGCATCCGCTCGCAGGCCTGGCGCTGGGCTTTGTCGGGGTCGTGATCTTCGGCGCCACCCTGCCCGCAACCCGGATTGCGCTTGAAGGCTTTTCACCCGCTTTCATAACCTTTGGCCGCGCCGCTCTCGCGGCCCTGGTCGCAGGCATTGCGCTTTTCGCGCTCGGCAAACACTTTCCGCGCCAGCATGCGCTGTCGTTTCTCGCCGCCGGTGTGTTGCTGGTCTACGGCTTTCCCGGCTTTTCAAGTGTCGCCATGCAGACCGTGCCCGCTTCCCATGGCGGAGTAGTGCTCGGCGTGCTGCCGCTGATGACCGCCACATTCGCGGCCCTGTTCGGCGGCGAGAAGCCGGGTCTCGCCTTCTGGGCCTGGAGCATCACGGGCGCGGCGCTGGTGGTGATTTTCTCGCTTTCCGGCGCCGACATCGAGCCCGGTCTGGGCGATGTCTGGCTTGGATGCGCCGCACTTTCCGCCTCCTGCGGTTATGTCATTTGCGGCAAGCTGGCGCGCACGCAACCGGGATGGGAAGTGATCAGCTGGGCCCTGGTGATCACCGCCCCGCTGTCGCTCGCGGGCGCGCTTTACAGTTGGGACAGCGGCGTCACCAACCCAGATACGGCAGCTCTGATGGGCTTCATCTATCTCTCGCTCGGCTCGATGTTCGCCGGCTTCATCTTCTGGAACTGGGGCATGGCCATCGGCGGCATTGCGCGCGTCGGTCAGGTGCAACTGCTGCAAAGCTTCGTCACGCTGGCTCTCTCGGCCCTTTTGCTGGGCGAGCAGATCACCTGGGTCACACTCGGCTTTGCCGTTGCGGTCGCACTCGTCGTCTGGTTCGGCCGCAAGGCCAAGGTGGGCTGA
- a CDS encoding aldo/keto reductase: protein MDHVRLGKTGLKVSRLCLGCMSFGTPGGPTHPWVLPEDEAQPFFRKAIESGINFFDTANHYNYGDSEKITGKALKAYARRDEIVVATKVGLAMGDGRPNDRGLSRKHVFDQIDQSLARLGMDYVDILYVHRLDPDTGFDEMLDALEAVIQSGKVRYIAASSMWAWQFAKLREMQKARGYQQFIAMQNFYNLAYREEEREMMPYCASEGVGVVPWSPIARGFLAGNRPKDGQTTKRGATDGRSHDYFGSAQDYALLDRVEKVAAKLGVKPAQVAYAWVLSKPYITSPIVGVTRLGQLEEAIGALDIKLDAASVRSLEAPYKPRAVTGHS from the coding sequence ATGGACCATGTTCGGCTGGGGAAAACGGGTCTGAAAGTCTCGCGGCTTTGCCTTGGATGCATGAGTTTCGGCACGCCGGGCGGTCCGACGCACCCCTGGGTGCTGCCCGAGGATGAGGCGCAGCCCTTCTTCCGCAAGGCGATCGAAAGCGGGATCAATTTCTTCGACACCGCCAATCATTACAATTACGGCGATTCCGAAAAGATCACAGGCAAGGCGTTGAAGGCCTATGCGCGGCGTGACGAGATCGTGGTGGCGACCAAGGTCGGGCTCGCCATGGGTGACGGGCGGCCCAATGACCGCGGGCTGTCCCGCAAGCACGTGTTTGACCAGATCGACCAGTCGCTGGCCCGGCTCGGCATGGATTATGTCGACATTCTCTATGTCCACCGGCTGGATCCGGACACCGGGTTCGACGAGATGCTCGACGCGCTGGAAGCGGTGATCCAGAGCGGCAAGGTGCGCTATATCGCGGCGTCCTCGATGTGGGCCTGGCAATTCGCCAAGCTTCGCGAAATGCAGAAGGCGCGGGGCTACCAGCAATTCATCGCCATGCAGAATTTCTACAATCTGGCGTACCGTGAGGAAGAGCGCGAGATGATGCCCTATTGTGCATCCGAGGGTGTCGGTGTGGTGCCATGGTCGCCGATTGCGCGCGGCTTTCTTGCCGGCAACCGGCCCAAGGACGGTCAGACCACCAAACGCGGCGCAACCGACGGGCGAAGCCACGACTATTTCGGTTCGGCACAGGATTATGCGCTTCTGGACCGGGTTGAAAAGGTGGCAGCAAAGCTTGGCGTCAAGCCGGCGCAGGTGGCCTATGCCTGGGTTCTTTCCAAGCCCTACATCACCTCGCCAATCGTCGGGGTTACCAGGCTGGGTCAGCTTGAAGAAGCCATTGGTGCGCTGGACATCAAGCTCGATGCCGCGTCGGTCCGGTCGCTGGAAGCGCCCTACAAGCCGCGCGCGGTGACAGGGCATAGCTGA
- a CDS encoding winged helix DNA-binding protein: MTPPKTPSENEVGPIVSAAHLADGGMPSLSEMEFALVIASNAFQRWITRCTAAAGGEGLSSMEVQILHAVNHRERDKTQADLCMMFNIEDTHVVAYALKKLQTLGLVAPGRRGKEKTARITREGADLCLRYRDLREKLLVDQIKSLGLDEARISEIAALMRVMSGQYDQASRAATSY; encoded by the coding sequence GTGACCCCACCGAAAACGCCATCCGAAAATGAGGTTGGTCCGATTGTATCCGCCGCGCATCTGGCCGATGGCGGGATGCCGTCGCTGTCGGAAATGGAGTTTGCGCTGGTGATCGCAAGCAATGCCTTTCAGCGCTGGATCACCCGCTGCACGGCGGCTGCGGGTGGGGAAGGCCTGTCGAGCATGGAAGTGCAGATCCTGCATGCGGTCAATCACCGGGAGCGTGACAAGACACAGGCGGATCTGTGCATGATGTTCAACATCGAGGACACCCATGTGGTGGCCTATGCGCTCAAGAAGCTGCAGACGCTGGGGCTGGTCGCCCCCGGCCGCCGCGGCAAGGAAAAGACAGCGCGGATCACCCGCGAGGGGGCGGACCTGTGCCTGCGCTACCGCGATCTGCGGGAAAAACTGTTGGTCGATCAGATCAAGTCACTGGGACTCGACGAGGCGCGGATCAGCGAGATCGCGGCCCTGATGCGGGTGATGTCGGGCCAGTACGACCAGGCTTCGCGCGCGGCGACGAGCTATTGA
- a CDS encoding hydantoinase B/oxoprolinase family protein codes for MTETWDFWIDRGGTFTDVVGRAPDGSLHQRKLLSENPEAYPDAAIQGIRDLLGIGKDTPIPPAHVGHVKMGTTVATNALLERKGDRTLLVITKGFRDALRIAYQARPDIFAKEIILPEQLYERVIEVSERVMADGKAVHGPDLEALEPELAKARADGIDSVAVVLMHAWQNPIHEAIVEGVCERTGFAQISVSHQVSPLAKLVGRGDTTVVDAYLSPILRRYVDRVAGELGATPSGEPGPTLQFMMSSGGLTAADMFRGKDAILSGPAGGVVGMVETAALAGFDKVIGFDMGGTSTDVAHYDGDYERAFDTEVAGVRIRAPMMRIHTVAAGGGSILHADGGRFRAGPDSAGANPGPTCYRRGGPLTVTDANVMLGKLQPDFFPAIFGPHQDKPLDRDAVALAFGELAKAETGKSAEDIAEGFITIAVENMANAIKKISVQRGYDVTRYLLNCFGGAGGQHACLVADALGMESILIHPFSGLLSAYGIGLASVFASRQQALIKPLEEASRTDIKLLIDHLCKGVFEELDSQGVPDSAISWRPMLQLRYDGTDTTIPVAFSDFNFEAARAEFETAHKAQFGFVYDNKTVIIEAISVEAIDDRQDNRIEPEHDMVDARIEDGDTRPVYSGGQWHDARVVRRDRLKPGHRLKGPALIIEPNQTIVIEPGWEAAINARDHVVLTRFEKLERALAIGADQADPILLEVFNNLFMSIAEQMGLTLQNTAYSVNIKERLDFSCAVFDRTGALVANAPHMPVHLGSMDRSVETIIRLNKGDIHPGDVFALNAPYNGGTHLPDITVVTPVFSDDGSEILFWAASRGHHADVGGTAPGSMTPLATTVDEEGVLIDNFRLVERGRFREDELVELLTSHPYPVRNVTQNVADLKAQIAANEKGMADLRKMVNDFGLDVVEAYMGHVQDNAAESVARVLSTLSDCEYEYPTDTGQVIKVKISVDRDKREATVDFTGTSDAMENNFNAPEPVARAAVLYCFRVMVEKPIPMNAGCLRPIRIIIPEGSMLKPAYPRAVVAGNVETSQHVTNAIFGALGALANSQGTMNNLTFGNEKYQYYETICSGSPAGYENSGRGFNGTSGVHTHMTNSRLTDPEILEMRFPVQLEDFHIREGSGGKGQFTAGNGTRRTIRFLERMDLSILSSHRNRPPLGIDGGASGEVGKTEVRRRDGTIETLKACDQTVLEAGDAVVLTTPTPGGAGKR; via the coding sequence ATGACCGAGACCTGGGATTTCTGGATCGACCGTGGCGGCACCTTCACCGATGTGGTCGGACGGGCACCGGACGGCTCGCTGCACCAGCGCAAGCTTCTGTCGGAAAACCCCGAAGCCTATCCCGATGCCGCCATTCAGGGCATCCGCGATCTGCTCGGCATCGGCAAGGACACCCCGATCCCCCCGGCCCATGTCGGTCACGTCAAGATGGGCACGACGGTCGCCACCAACGCGCTTCTTGAACGCAAGGGCGACCGGACGCTGCTGGTCATCACCAAGGGCTTTCGCGACGCGCTGCGCATCGCCTACCAGGCACGGCCGGACATCTTCGCCAAGGAGATCATCCTCCCCGAACAGCTTTATGAACGCGTCATTGAAGTCAGTGAACGCGTCATGGCCGACGGCAAGGCCGTGCATGGCCCGGACCTTGAAGCCCTCGAGCCCGAACTCGCCAAGGCTCGCGCCGACGGCATCGATTCGGTCGCGGTGGTGCTGATGCACGCCTGGCAGAACCCGATCCACGAAGCCATTGTCGAAGGTGTCTGCGAACGCACGGGCTTTGCCCAGATCTCGGTCAGCCACCAGGTCTCGCCGCTGGCCAAGCTGGTCGGACGCGGCGACACCACCGTGGTCGACGCCTACCTCTCGCCGATCCTCAGGCGCTATGTCGACCGCGTCGCCGGTGAACTCGGCGCCACCCCCTCGGGCGAGCCCGGACCGACACTGCAATTCATGATGTCCTCGGGCGGCCTGACCGCAGCCGACATGTTTCGCGGCAAGGACGCCATCCTCTCAGGCCCTGCAGGCGGCGTCGTCGGCATGGTCGAGACTGCGGCGCTCGCGGGATTTGACAAGGTCATCGGCTTTGACATGGGCGGCACCTCCACCGACGTCGCCCATTATGATGGCGACTATGAACGCGCTTTCGACACCGAAGTCGCCGGCGTGCGCATCCGTGCCCCGATGATGCGCATCCACACCGTTGCCGCCGGCGGCGGCTCGATCCTGCATGCCGATGGAGGCCGCTTCCGCGCAGGCCCCGACAGCGCCGGCGCCAATCCAGGCCCCACCTGCTACCGCCGTGGCGGACCGCTGACCGTGACCGACGCCAACGTCATGCTCGGCAAGCTGCAGCCTGACTTCTTCCCCGCCATCTTTGGCCCCCACCAGGACAAGCCGCTTGACCGCGACGCCGTTGCGCTGGCCTTCGGTGAGCTCGCCAAGGCGGAAACGGGCAAGTCAGCGGAAGACATCGCAGAAGGCTTCATCACCATCGCGGTCGAGAACATGGCCAATGCAATCAAGAAGATCTCGGTCCAGCGCGGCTATGACGTCACCCGCTATTTGCTCAATTGCTTCGGCGGCGCCGGTGGTCAGCATGCCTGCCTTGTGGCCGACGCGCTGGGTATGGAATCGATCCTGATCCACCCCTTCTCCGGTCTGCTTTCGGCCTATGGCATCGGTCTGGCGAGCGTCTTCGCCAGCCGCCAGCAGGCCCTGATCAAGCCGCTGGAAGAAGCAAGCCGCACCGACATCAAGCTGCTCATCGATCATCTGTGCAAGGGCGTCTTCGAGGAGCTCGACAGCCAGGGCGTGCCCGACAGCGCCATCAGCTGGCGGCCGATGCTGCAACTGAGATATGACGGCACCGACACCACTATTCCCGTGGCCTTTTCCGACTTTAATTTTGAAGCTGCCCGCGCCGAATTCGAAACCGCCCACAAGGCGCAGTTCGGTTTTGTCTATGACAACAAGACCGTCATCATCGAGGCGATCTCGGTGGAAGCCATCGACGACCGCCAGGACAACCGCATCGAACCCGAGCATGATATGGTCGACGCCCGGATCGAGGACGGCGACACCCGTCCGGTCTATTCCGGAGGCCAGTGGCACGATGCCCGCGTCGTCCGCCGCGACCGCCTGAAGCCCGGCCACCGCCTCAAGGGTCCGGCGCTGATCATCGAACCCAACCAGACCATCGTCATCGAGCCAGGCTGGGAAGCCGCAATCAACGCCCGCGATCATGTGGTGCTGACCCGCTTTGAAAAGCTCGAACGCGCGCTCGCAATCGGCGCCGACCAGGCCGACCCGATCCTGCTCGAAGTGTTCAACAACCTGTTCATGTCGATCGCCGAGCAGATGGGCCTGACGCTGCAGAACACGGCGTACTCGGTCAACATCAAGGAGCGGCTGGATTTCTCCTGCGCCGTCTTCGACCGCACCGGCGCCCTGGTCGCCAACGCCCCGCACATGCCGGTGCATCTGGGTTCGATGGACCGCTCGGTGGAAACCATCATCCGGCTCAACAAGGGCGACATCCATCCCGGCGACGTCTTTGCGCTCAATGCCCCTTACAATGGCGGCACCCATTTGCCCGACATCACCGTCGTCACGCCTGTATTCTCCGATGACGGCAGCGAAATCCTGTTCTGGGCAGCCTCGCGCGGCCACCACGCCGATGTCGGCGGCACCGCGCCCGGCTCGATGACGCCGCTTGCCACCACCGTCGACGAGGAAGGCGTGCTGATCGACAATTTCCGCCTGGTCGAGCGCGGCCGCTTCCGCGAGGACGAGCTGGTTGAGCTTCTCACCAGCCACCCCTACCCGGTGCGCAACGTCACCCAGAATGTCGCCGATCTGAAGGCTCAGATTGCCGCCAATGAAAAGGGCATGGCGGATCTGAGAAAGATGGTGAATGACTTCGGGCTCGATGTGGTCGAGGCCTATATGGGCCACGTCCAGGACAATGCGGCCGAAAGCGTCGCGCGGGTGCTCTCCACCCTGTCGGACTGCGAGTACGAATACCCCACCGACACCGGCCAGGTGATCAAGGTGAAGATCTCGGTCGACCGCGACAAGCGTGAGGCGACCGTTGATTTCACCGGCACTTCCGATGCCATGGAAAACAACTTCAACGCGCCCGAACCGGTGGCCCGCGCCGCCGTGCTCTATTGCTTCCGGGTGATGGTGGAAAAGCCGATCCCGATGAATGCCGGATGCCTGCGTCCGATCAGGATCATCATCCCGGAAGGTTCGATGCTCAAGCCGGCCTATCCGCGCGCCGTGGTCGCAGGCAATGTCGAGACCTCGCAGCATGTCACCAACGCCATCTTCGGCGCATTGGGCGCGCTTGCCAACAGCCAGGGCACGATGAACAACCTGACCTTCGGCAACGAGAAGTATCAATACTACGAGACAATCTGTTCGGGCTCGCCGGCGGGTTACGAGAATTCCGGCCGGGGCTTCAACGGCACCTCCGGGGTCCACACCCACATGACCAACTCACGCCTCACCGACCCGGAAATCCTGGAAATGCGCTTTCCGGTTCAGCTCGAGGATTTCCACATCCGCGAAGGGTCTGGCGGCAAGGGGCAGTTTACAGCGGGCAACGGCACACGCCGGACCATCCGCTTTCTCGAGCGCATGGATCTCTCGATCCTCTCCTCGCACCGCAACCGCCCGCCTCTGGGCATCGATGGCGGCGCTTCAGGCGAAGTCGGCAAGACCGAGGTGAGACGCCGCGACGGGACCATTGAAACGCTCAAAGCCTGCGACCAGACAGTGCTGGAGGCCGGTGACGCAGTTGTCCTGACGACGCCAACGCCAGGGGGTGCGGGCAAGCGCTAG
- a CDS encoding EAL domain-containing protein codes for MSSIQAVMRAADFPFSIALLSVPTGFALILALAFGLMQSHLSRQLSSERAAAQTLRQAANHDSLTGLRNRRALGEDVAILLADTKDPGTRLALLLFDLDRFKFINDTLGHGVGDTVLKALGLRIGVACNSAQRAYRLGGDEFLVLWENAPCDAAISEFCRGLEATVFRPVDCADSALETAGSIGISCADQGDFVLSDMLKRADLALYRAKETPGVSHAFFSADMDSDYRLRRELEADMRSGLTSGAFGIEYLPVYEAQSMQPTGFSAKLKWTHPVHGDVAPTKFMPVAEESGLVVMIGKWMLAEALLAAQSWGRSGEIIVPVSKAQLSDPGFSCLVETLLKDTGVEAQRLVLDVRARAVPEDDLVAMATIARLRSAGVRIAVSDFSAGIAGLAMSRPHPVDRVRLDLAHIKAIAGQERFAVMLGLFVQLARTVNTQVTLTGVDGPTDVESAIAAGVLEVEGRFAGPSLSARKASAVFQSRKTKTPVVRLAS; via the coding sequence GTGTCGTCGATCCAGGCGGTTATGCGCGCCGCGGATTTTCCGTTTTCCATAGCTCTTCTGAGTGTGCCCACCGGGTTTGCCCTGATTTTGGCCTTGGCGTTCGGGCTGATGCAATCGCACCTTTCCAGGCAACTCTCCAGCGAGCGCGCGGCCGCACAAACACTTCGTCAGGCCGCCAATCACGACAGTCTCACCGGCCTGCGCAACCGCCGGGCGCTGGGCGAGGATGTTGCAATCCTTTTGGCGGACACCAAAGATCCGGGCACGCGGCTGGCGCTGTTGCTGTTTGATCTCGACCGTTTCAAATTCATCAATGACACGCTGGGGCATGGCGTCGGCGACACCGTTCTCAAGGCACTGGGCTTGCGCATTGGTGTTGCCTGCAATTCAGCGCAGCGGGCCTACCGGCTTGGCGGTGACGAGTTTCTGGTGCTTTGGGAGAACGCCCCTTGCGACGCCGCCATCAGCGAGTTTTGCCGCGGGCTGGAAGCCACCGTGTTCAGGCCGGTCGATTGCGCCGACAGTGCGTTGGAGACCGCCGGGAGCATTGGCATTTCCTGTGCCGATCAGGGCGACTTTGTGCTTTCCGACATGCTCAAGCGTGCCGACCTGGCACTTTATAGGGCGAAGGAAACGCCTGGTGTGAGCCACGCTTTCTTTAGCGCAGACATGGACAGCGACTATCGGCTTCGCCGCGAGCTCGAGGCAGACATGCGGTCGGGTCTGACGTCGGGGGCATTTGGCATCGAGTACTTGCCGGTGTATGAAGCCCAATCCATGCAGCCGACCGGATTCAGCGCAAAGCTCAAATGGACCCATCCGGTTCACGGAGATGTCGCGCCAACAAAGTTCATGCCGGTTGCAGAGGAAAGCGGGCTTGTTGTGATGATCGGCAAATGGATGCTTGCCGAGGCATTGCTTGCGGCGCAATCCTGGGGCCGCAGCGGCGAAATCATCGTGCCGGTGTCAAAGGCGCAACTCTCCGATCCCGGGTTTTCCTGCTTGGTTGAAACTCTGCTCAAGGACACCGGCGTGGAAGCACAACGTCTGGTGCTTGATGTCCGGGCCCGCGCAGTGCCCGAGGATGATCTGGTGGCCATGGCAACGATTGCGCGCCTGCGAAGCGCCGGCGTCAGGATCGCCGTGAGCGATTTTTCCGCCGGCATTGCAGGTCTGGCGATGTCGAGGCCGCATCCTGTCGACCGGGTGCGGCTCGATCTGGCGCATATAAAGGCAATTGCCGGTCAGGAGCGGTTCGCGGTGATGCTTGGTCTGTTCGTTCAACTGGCGAGAACGGTGAACACGCAGGTGACGCTGACCGGCGTCGACGGACCCACCGATGTCGAAAGCGCGATCGCGGCCGGGGTGTTGGAAGTCGAAGGCCGTTTTGCCGGCCCTTCGTTGAGCGCGCGTAAGGCTTCGGCGGTCTTCCAGTCGCGGAAAACCAAAACCCCTGTGGTCCGCCTTGCAAGCTGA
- a CDS encoding GH25 family lysozyme, translated as MLLGAALALSGCNSSSLTDGLQPIGNETRKPASTPARPDVKKLDPPGPLRFGDHKPVDFGKRHPDLYPVHGIDVSKWQGDIDWNAVKRAGVAFAFIKSTEGGDHNDSRFNEYWRQARAVGIPHAPYHFYYFCRPAREQAEWFIANVPRASVQMPPVLDVEWNHASKTCTTRPDPATVRAEMKIWMDMVARHYGKRPIIYTPVDFHRENLDGHFKGYQFWLRSVAAHPQDIYPDHPWTFWQYTGTGMMDGIKGHTDINAFAGSKKQWQDWLRKYAR; from the coding sequence ATGCTGCTTGGCGCGGCTCTCGCGCTAAGTGGCTGCAACTCATCGAGCCTGACCGATGGTCTGCAACCCATTGGAAACGAAACCCGCAAACCGGCAAGCACCCCCGCCCGCCCAGACGTGAAAAAGCTCGATCCCCCTGGCCCCCTGCGCTTTGGCGATCACAAGCCGGTCGATTTCGGCAAGCGCCATCCCGACCTCTACCCCGTCCACGGCATTGATGTCTCGAAATGGCAAGGCGACATCGACTGGAATGCGGTCAAACGCGCCGGCGTTGCCTTTGCCTTCATCAAGTCCACCGAAGGCGGCGACCACAATGACAGCCGCTTCAATGAATATTGGCGGCAGGCGCGCGCAGTCGGCATCCCCCACGCGCCCTATCACTTCTATTATTTCTGCCGCCCGGCGCGCGAGCAGGCCGAATGGTTCATCGCAAATGTGCCGCGGGCCTCAGTCCAGATGCCCCCCGTTCTCGATGTCGAGTGGAACCACGCCTCCAAGACCTGCACCACGCGCCCCGACCCGGCAACGGTCCGCGCCGAGATGAAAATCTGGATGGACATGGTCGCCCGCCATTACGGCAAGCGCCCGATCATCTACACTCCGGTCGATTTTCACCGCGAGAATCTCGACGGCCATTTCAAGGGCTACCAGTTCTGGCTCCGCTCGGTCGCCGCCCACCCCCAGGACATCTATCCCGACCACCCCTGGACCTTCTGGCAATACACCGGCACCGGCATGATGGACGGCATCAAGGGCCACACCGACATCAACGCCTTTGCCGGAAGCAAAAAACAATGGCAGGACTGGCTGCGGAAATACGCGCGCTGA
- a CDS encoding response regulator transcription factor, with amino-acid sequence MKTILVIDDDELDRFTLNRTIKSICDDVVIHELDSGETAVEMISSLNPDHTFLDLWMPGVDGFGVLRAVASEGLEPKPKIHVVSTSDHIDDKKRALELGCTDYHVKPDSKAGYLALVRSILNAD; translated from the coding sequence ATGAAGACTATCCTGGTGATCGATGACGATGAACTTGACCGCTTTACTCTCAACCGGACGATCAAATCGATCTGTGATGATGTCGTAATCCATGAACTGGACAGTGGCGAGACTGCGGTCGAGATGATCAGCAGTCTGAATCCGGATCATACGTTTCTGGACCTTTGGATGCCCGGTGTCGATGGCTTTGGGGTATTGCGGGCCGTTGCGTCGGAAGGGTTGGAGCCCAAACCCAAAATTCATGTCGTTTCAACATCAGACCACATCGATGACAAGAAGCGTGCCTTGGAACTTGGCTGCACCGACTACCATGTCAAACCCGACAGCAAAGCCGGATATCTGGCGTTGGTCAGGTCAATCCTGAATGCGGACTAG